The Acetomicrobium flavidum genome window below encodes:
- a CDS encoding DUF2281 domain-containing protein → MFTNENNIEERIQELPNDLKKEVLDYVEFLLNQYKSKDIKKANSFKVDCEGGLSDPNIKISSVDLQHKALNWR, encoded by the coding sequence ATGTTCACGAATGAAAATAATATTGAAGAAAGAATACAAGAACTTCCAAATGATTTAAAAAAAGAAGTCCTTGATTATGTGGAATTTTTACTCAATCAATATAAAAGTAAGGATATCAAAAAAGCAAATAGTTTCAAAGTTGACTGCGAAGGCGGATTATCTGACCCAAACATAAAAATAAGTTCTGTTGACCTTCAGCATAAAGCTTTAAATTGGAGATAA
- a CDS encoding DUF4351 domain-containing protein: MKLVALHDIEGITKITVIINLPEEERIILILYLFYTLDVDQDTMQRIVKELGGEELMPSLAEKLIKQGEKRGEEKGKIEGKQELLIKFLRRKFNITPKEEKMIRSVTDESKLDAAAEAVLDAKSKDEVLKILQ; the protein is encoded by the coding sequence ATGAAGCTTGTAGCCTTACATGACATAGAAGGAATCACGAAGATAACTGTTATAATTAACTTGCCTGAAGAGGAAAGGATAATACTGATCCTTTATTTATTCTACACTCTCGACGTAGACCAAGACACCATGCAACGGATAGTAAAAGAACTTGGAGGTGAAGAGCTCATGCCATCTTTGGCAGAGAAGCTGATAAAACAAGGGGAAAAAAGAGGCGAAGAAAAGGGCAAAATAGAAGGCAAACAGGAGCTGCTTATAAAGTTCCTTCGCCGTAAATTTAACATAACGCCCAAAGAAGAAAAGATGATCCGCTCCGTTACCGACGAATCCAAACTTGACGCAGCAGCAGAAGCTGTGCTTGACGCCAAATCCAAAGACGAAGTTTTGAAGATATTACAGTAA
- a CDS encoding type II toxin-antitoxin system HicB family antitoxin — MGKTRAYKVIFEPAEEGGYTVYVPSLPGCISEGDTYEEALANVKEAIKGWIEVSEQFGDEIPQSDVIVDVVEISLSDEQTA, encoded by the coding sequence ATGGGTAAAACTCGAGCTTATAAAGTTATCTTCGAGCCTGCGGAAGAGGGCGGTTATACTGTGTATGTCCCTTCGCTTCCTGGGTGCATTAGCGAAGGCGATACCTACGAAGAAGCGCTTGCGAATGTGAAGGAAGCCATCAAGGGGTGGATAGAAGTTTCTGAGCAATTTGGCGATGAAATCCCGCAAAGCGATGTTATTGTCGATGTTGTAGAGATATCCCTTTCTGATGAGCAAACTGCCTAA
- a CDS encoding type II toxin-antitoxin system HicA family toxin translates to MSKLPNLSGKDVAKKLEKIDFVFVRQSGSHMILRREKPSKMTITIPDHKELKRGTLKNILRQVGISVDEFLKL, encoded by the coding sequence ATGAGCAAACTGCCTAACCTCTCGGGAAAAGATGTAGCGAAAAAGCTGGAGAAGATTGATTTTGTCTTCGTTAGGCAATCGGGAAGTCATATGATATTACGCAGAGAGAAGCCCTCTAAAATGACCATAACTATACCGGATCATAAAGAGTTGAAGCGAGGAACTTTGAAGAACATCTTGCGCCAGGTCGGCATTTCTGTCGATGAATTCTTAAAACTTTAA
- a CDS encoding type II toxin-antitoxin system YafQ family toxin — protein sequence MLDIRYSSQFKKDIRRLKRQGKDLEKLREAILLLAKGEALLAHYLDHSLRGQWNKYREIHIDNDWLLIYRKTEKELLLVSTGSHSELFDR from the coding sequence ATGTTAGATATTCGATACTCTTCGCAGTTCAAAAAGGATATTCGTCGTCTAAAAAGGCAGGGCAAAGATTTGGAAAAATTACGAGAGGCGATTTTGCTCCTTGCCAAAGGAGAAGCTTTGCTAGCACATTATTTAGATCACTCTTTACGTGGGCAGTGGAATAAGTATCGAGAAATTCATATTGATAACGATTGGCTTCTTATATACAGAAAAACAGAAAAAGAGCTGCTTTTAGTTTCAACCGGTTCACATTCAGAACTTTTTGATCGATAG
- a CDS encoding type II toxin-antitoxin system RelB/DinJ family antitoxin, which translates to MRRVCDSSIRVRIDSDTKERASKALDRMGLSISDAVRLLLVRIAEDGRFPFDLEVPNARTRKAMVELEEGGGISKTSIKDAFADLGL; encoded by the coding sequence TTGAGGCGCGTTTGCGATTCGTCAATTAGGGTAAGAATAGACAGCGACACAAAAGAGCGAGCATCAAAAGCGCTGGACAGGATGGGCCTTTCGATCTCTGATGCTGTGCGTTTGCTATTGGTTCGAATAGCCGAAGATGGTCGATTTCCCTTCGATCTAGAGGTACCAAACGCCAGAACGAGAAAGGCAATGGTCGAGCTTGAAGAAGGAGGCGGAATATCTAAAACTTCCATCAAAGATGCGTTTGCAGATTTAGGACTCTAA
- a CDS encoding DUF4351 domain-containing protein, translating to MRTSNNWNVTTHFQGQFDSLNESIKPYIPEFNYVLVDLTKLSNEEIEEKAKTTPFLYKSLQLMKLVAMRDIENIKGVAVIAELSKEEKIILLLYLYYTLDVDQDTMQRIVKELGGEELMPSLAEKLIKQGKQDLLIKQLRRKFGLSSSDEKMIRSVTDESKLDAAAEAVLDAKSKDEVLKLLGQ from the coding sequence CTGCGGACTTCTAATAATTGGAACGTGACGACCCATTTTCAAGGGCAGTTCGACAGCTTAAACGAATCCATAAAACCTTACATCCCTGAGTTCAACTACGTATTAGTGGATCTAACCAAACTATCTAACGAGGAAATTGAAGAAAAGGCAAAAACCACTCCTTTTTTATATAAAAGTCTGCAATTAATGAAGCTTGTCGCCATGAGAGATATAGAAAACATTAAAGGTGTAGCTGTTATAGCAGAACTGTCCAAAGAGGAAAAGATAATACTTCTTCTTTATTTGTATTATACTCTTGATGTAGACCAAGACACCATGCAACGGATAGTAAAAGAACTTGGAGGTGAAGAGCTTATGCCATCTCTGGCAGAGAAGCTGATAAAACAGGGCAAACAAGATCTGCTTATAAAACAACTGCGCCGCAAATTCGGCCTGTCATCTTCTGATGAAAAGATGATACGCTCCGTCACAGACGAATCCAAGCTTGATGCCGCGGCCGAAGCTGTACTTGACGCCAAATCCAAGGATGAAGTTTTAAAGCTACTTGGACAGTAA
- a CDS encoding B3/B4 domain-containing protein, producing MKITIAPEILENYPGTHIGWLYACVVVEEKNDYVEALKKNLPRIVQEHGLFKTEELSKHPRIANWRKIYSDMGVKPSSYRCSLEALLRRVIKGENIWNISSVVDCYNCVSVMTLLPMGAYDVHKLKGDLTLRYGKEGEIFLPLGSGEEITVKGTHIVYADEEKICCWLWNHRDSRLCAVTTYTKEALFFVDAAQESDAPDVEKALDLLSCHLEAIGCKVRAKGIINKATPQALDV from the coding sequence ATGAAGATCACGATCGCACCGGAGATATTGGAAAATTATCCCGGCACCCATATTGGTTGGCTTTATGCTTGCGTGGTAGTAGAAGAGAAAAATGACTATGTGGAAGCGTTAAAGAAAAATCTGCCGCGAATCGTGCAAGAGCATGGCTTATTTAAAACAGAGGAGCTGTCAAAACATCCGAGGATCGCAAACTGGCGGAAGATCTACAGCGACATGGGCGTTAAACCCAGCAGCTACCGTTGCTCTTTGGAGGCGCTTTTGAGGCGTGTCATCAAGGGTGAAAACATATGGAACATTTCAAGCGTGGTCGATTGCTACAACTGCGTCTCCGTCATGACGCTGCTTCCCATGGGAGCTTATGATGTCCATAAACTTAAAGGCGACCTCACGCTGAGATATGGCAAAGAAGGTGAGATATTTCTTCCCCTCGGTTCAGGTGAGGAAATTACCGTAAAAGGCACCCACATCGTGTACGCCGACGAAGAAAAGATTTGCTGTTGGCTGTGGAATCACCGCGACAGCAGGTTATGCGCCGTTACGACCTATACAAAAGAGGCGCTCTTTTTCGTCGATGCAGCCCAGGAATCCGACGCGCCTGACGTAGAAAAAGCTTTGGACCTGCTTTCATGCCATCTTGAGGCAATTGGATGCAAGGTCAGGGCGAAAGGAATCATAAACAAAGCTACGCCACAGGCATTAGACGTATAA
- a CDS encoding ArsR/SmtB family transcription factor, whose protein sequence is MKKDEMVCDCDVIHEEVVDAVRKKLPDERELYDLSDFFKVLGDSTRAKIMWALDESEMCVCDLAVLLGMTKSAVSHQLRSLREANLVKNRREGKNVFYSLADDHVKQIFEKGLEHIREKKD, encoded by the coding sequence ATGAAAAAGGACGAAATGGTCTGCGACTGCGACGTGATCCACGAGGAAGTGGTCGACGCAGTCAGGAAAAAACTGCCCGACGAAAGGGAGCTTTACGATTTGTCGGATTTCTTCAAGGTCCTGGGCGACAGCACGAGGGCAAAGATCATGTGGGCCCTCGACGAAAGCGAGATGTGCGTCTGCGACCTGGCCGTGCTCTTGGGCATGACGAAGTCCGCCGTCTCCCATCAGCTGCGCTCGCTTCGGGAGGCAAACCTCGTAAAAAACAGGCGCGAGGGGAAAAACGTGTTCTACTCCCTCGCCGATGACCACGTCAAACAAATATTCGAGAAGGGCCTCGAACACATCCGCGAGAAGAAAGACTAA
- a CDS encoding cation transporter: MKKAFKLEGLNCANCAEKIEREIKALEGVNFASVNFMTSKMVIEGDDARFDDIVKAAQRIVTRYEPDVVVKKA, encoded by the coding sequence ATGAAAAAGGCATTTAAGCTCGAGGGGTTAAACTGCGCAAACTGCGCGGAAAAGATAGAAAGGGAGATCAAGGCCTTGGAGGGGGTCAACTTCGCATCCGTTAATTTCATGACCTCCAAGATGGTCATCGAAGGCGACGATGCCAGATTTGACGACATCGTCAAGGCAGCACAAAGGATCGTTACAAGATACGAGCCGGACGTGGTGGTAAAGAAGGCTTAG
- a CDS encoding heavy metal translocating P-type ATPase produces MPIEPHQKRIAEIAIGLGLFLFAILLEAENAARPLLYLAAYAVTGGDVILRAIRNVSRRQIFDENFLMSVATVGAFCIGQYSEAVAVMLFYKIGMLFQDRAVEKSRRSIAELMNIRPDYANLKRGDVIDRVDPDEVNIGDVIVIKPGEKVPLDCVVMEGSSTIDSSPLTGESMPKAVREGDELLSGAINLNGLLVARVTKNASESTASKILDLVENAAAKKSRSENFITKFARFYTPAVVGGAAFIAVVPPLALEGAALGDWVYRALVFLVISCPCALVISIPLSFFGGLGAAARKGILVKGSNYLEALADAEVAVFDKTGTLTKGTFEVQEVVSKGIYNNEEILKFAACAESFSNHPVSLSIRRAYGKEIDAALISNVKEIPGQGVTATVDGRFVAAGNARLMQMLGITVEGPGEAATVVHVAVDGEYKGYIVIADVIKEDAAKAVSELKAQRVKRIVMLTGDAESVAESVAMSLGIDEAYGGLLPADKVQKVEDLMAGKSAKGKLIFVGDGINDAPVLARSDVGIAMGGLGSDAAIEAADVVVMTDEPSKVPAAIKIAKRTLSIARQNIAIALGVKGAVLGLGALGMATMWAAVFADVGVTLIAVLNAIRVLGSGSWGRIFNLEF; encoded by the coding sequence ATGCCTATTGAGCCGCACCAAAAAAGGATTGCCGAGATAGCAATAGGTTTGGGGCTTTTTCTTTTTGCCATATTACTGGAGGCAGAAAACGCAGCTCGGCCATTGCTTTATTTGGCTGCCTACGCGGTAACCGGTGGCGACGTGATTTTGAGGGCGATAAGAAACGTCTCGCGCAGGCAGATATTCGACGAAAACTTCCTGATGAGCGTTGCAACCGTAGGGGCATTTTGCATCGGGCAATACAGCGAGGCCGTCGCCGTGATGCTTTTTTATAAGATCGGCATGCTATTTCAGGACAGGGCAGTGGAGAAGTCCAGAAGGTCCATCGCCGAGCTGATGAACATACGCCCCGATTATGCAAACCTTAAACGAGGCGACGTTATAGATCGCGTCGATCCCGACGAAGTAAACATTGGCGACGTCATCGTCATAAAACCGGGCGAGAAGGTGCCCTTAGACTGCGTGGTCATGGAGGGCAGCTCAACCATCGATAGTTCGCCGTTGACGGGCGAATCGATGCCCAAAGCTGTCCGCGAAGGAGACGAACTGCTAAGCGGGGCCATCAATTTAAACGGCCTGCTCGTCGCTCGGGTCACCAAAAATGCCAGCGAATCGACGGCATCCAAAATCCTGGACTTAGTAGAAAACGCCGCCGCCAAAAAGTCGAGGTCCGAGAACTTCATCACCAAGTTTGCCCGCTTTTATACGCCTGCCGTCGTGGGCGGAGCGGCGTTCATAGCCGTCGTCCCGCCTCTTGCGCTTGAGGGCGCAGCCCTTGGCGATTGGGTCTACAGGGCACTGGTCTTCCTCGTAATTTCATGTCCCTGCGCGCTGGTGATCTCCATACCCCTGAGCTTCTTTGGCGGGCTTGGCGCCGCTGCAAGGAAGGGTATCCTCGTGAAGGGCAGCAACTACCTGGAGGCTCTGGCCGACGCGGAAGTAGCCGTCTTTGACAAGACCGGCACGCTCACAAAGGGCACTTTCGAGGTACAAGAAGTCGTCTCAAAAGGCATATATAATAATGAAGAAATTTTAAAATTCGCTGCCTGTGCCGAAAGCTTTTCAAATCATCCCGTCTCCCTTTCGATCAGGCGGGCCTATGGCAAGGAAATCGACGCCGCACTCATTTCAAACGTCAAAGAAATACCTGGGCAGGGCGTCACCGCCACCGTCGACGGCCGCTTCGTCGCAGCGGGAAACGCCAGGCTCATGCAGATGCTTGGCATAACTGTCGAAGGCCCTGGTGAAGCTGCAACGGTCGTTCACGTCGCGGTCGACGGCGAATACAAAGGCTATATCGTAATAGCAGACGTTATCAAGGAAGACGCAGCCAAAGCTGTCAGTGAGCTTAAGGCCCAAAGGGTAAAAAGGATTGTAATGCTTACGGGCGACGCAGAGTCCGTAGCAGAAAGCGTGGCTATGAGCCTTGGCATCGACGAGGCCTACGGCGGGCTGCTTCCCGCGGATAAGGTGCAAAAGGTGGAGGACCTCATGGCGGGCAAATCCGCGAAGGGAAAGCTCATCTTCGTCGGAGACGGCATAAACGACGCCCCTGTGCTTGCACGGTCAGACGTGGGCATCGCCATGGGAGGGCTTGGGTCGGACGCCGCCATCGAGGCAGCCGACGTGGTCGTAATGACGGACGAGCCCTCGAAAGTCCCGGCAGCCATTAAAATTGCCAAGCGAACGCTTAGCATAGCCAGACAAAACATCGCCATCGCATTGGGCGTCAAAGGCGCTGTCTTAGGCTTAGGTGCCCTGGGGATGGCCACCATGTGGGCCGCAGTCTTTGCCGACGTGGGCGTCACGCTAATCGCCGTCCTTAATGCAATACGGGTCTTGGGGTCGGGGTCTTGGGGTCGGATCTTTAATCTTGAATTTTAG
- the mntA gene encoding type VII toxin-antitoxin system MntA family adenylyltransferase antitoxin, with the protein MNKENEKEIEAKLRDFFAMQDIKLAFLIGSYAKGTARPDSDVDVAVLFGRSFDVKQVLDLKEQLTELVGVDVDLVVLDSVGPVMKMQVLKTGILLHAEKGAYEQFFVSTVNEYDDLKYCRREIEENILRRRLYA; encoded by the coding sequence ATGAATAAAGAAAACGAAAAAGAAATTGAAGCGAAACTGCGCGACTTTTTTGCCATGCAAGACATAAAACTGGCCTTTCTGATTGGCTCTTACGCCAAAGGGACAGCTAGGCCAGATAGCGACGTGGACGTGGCCGTACTTTTCGGAAGGTCCTTTGACGTCAAGCAAGTATTAGACTTGAAAGAGCAACTCACTGAGTTAGTTGGAGTAGACGTAGACCTTGTAGTCCTTGATAGCGTCGGTCCGGTGATGAAAATGCAGGTGTTAAAAACGGGCATCTTATTGCATGCTGAAAAAGGGGCTTACGAGCAGTTTTTTGTCTCTACGGTAAATGAGTATGACGACTTAAAATATTGCCGCAGGGAAATTGAAGAAAACATCCTAAGGAGGCGGCTTTATGCCTGA
- the hepT gene encoding type VII toxin-antitoxin system HepT family RNase toxin: MPDKDIVLAKVATIQRCLDRIRDVTGLDPKSLEDIDKQDIFVLNLQRAIQACIDLAAHAVASEHLGLPESVRDNFVILKEKGVIDPELASRMLKMTGFRNIAVHNYQALDLNILKSILVNNLKDIEDFYSALLRYWGFA, translated from the coding sequence ATGCCTGACAAGGACATAGTTTTGGCGAAGGTTGCGACTATACAAAGGTGTCTTGACAGGATCCGTGACGTTACGGGCCTTGATCCCAAAAGCCTTGAAGATATAGACAAGCAGGATATCTTTGTACTTAACCTGCAGCGTGCAATTCAAGCCTGTATAGACCTTGCCGCCCACGCTGTGGCATCAGAGCATTTAGGCCTTCCCGAAAGCGTCAGAGATAACTTCGTCATCTTAAAGGAAAAGGGAGTAATAGACCCAGAGCTTGCCTCAAGAATGCTCAAAATGACAGGGTTTCGAAATATAGCGGTTCATAATTACCAAGCGCTTGACTTAAATATATTAAAATCCATACTCGTAAACAACTTAAAAGACATCGAGGATTTTTATTCGGCACTTTTACGCTATTGGGGGTTTGCCTGA
- a CDS encoding nucleotidyltransferase family protein: MDEGIKDILNALKKENDPLRKALGVIAVLTEALEPEGIRPILVGGVALEFYTLGGYATKDIDLVVSDREKVKTVLENLGFMHRMGERHWYSTELDVAIEIPDEVLAGSPEKLTVLEIDGKNVYIIGIEDLIIDRLSAAKFWQSPSDFEWAVKIIALHTEDIDFDYLKKAAKERDVEDILKEALKESEGLRPLKGVQEPDIQI, encoded by the coding sequence ATGGACGAAGGAATAAAGGATATTCTTAATGCTTTAAAGAAAGAAAATGATCCACTTCGCAAAGCTCTGGGAGTGATTGCCGTGCTGACGGAAGCTCTTGAGCCCGAAGGCATAAGGCCAATTTTGGTCGGCGGAGTCGCCCTGGAATTTTACACCTTAGGCGGTTATGCTACAAAGGATATCGACTTGGTGGTAAGCGACAGAGAAAAGGTAAAGACGGTGCTTGAAAACTTGGGATTTATGCATAGGATGGGCGAAAGGCATTGGTATTCCACAGAACTTGATGTCGCTATCGAGATCCCTGATGAGGTCTTGGCCGGTTCGCCGGAAAAATTGACCGTTCTAGAGATTGACGGCAAAAATGTCTACATCATAGGCATAGAAGACCTAATAATTGACCGCCTGTCTGCAGCCAAGTTTTGGCAAAGTCCAAGCGACTTTGAATGGGCCGTCAAAATCATAGCGCTGCATACAGAAGACATAGATTTCGACTATTTAAAAAAGGCAGCTAAGGAACGCGACGTAGAAGACATTTTAAAGGAAGCCTTAAAAGAAAGCGAAGGTCTTAGACCGCTCAAAGGGGTACAGGAACCGGATATACAGATATGA
- a CDS encoding flavodoxin family protein produces the protein MKVIAINGSPRKKWNTATLLEHALKGAESAGAETKLVHLYDLDYKGCISCFACKLKGGKSFGKCAVNDDLAPLLEEIRTVDALILGSPIYFGDVTGEMRSFMERLFFQFPIYEPDAAVRQPKKVRTAWVYTMNVTEELARQMGYDRMFRDNAGLLERFFGSCESLMCYDTLQFDDYSKYAARRFDPVAKRKRHEEAFPEDCKRAYELGARLVK, from the coding sequence ATGAAAGTCATCGCCATAAACGGAAGCCCAAGAAAAAAGTGGAACACCGCAACTTTGCTCGAACACGCCCTAAAAGGTGCAGAATCGGCAGGAGCCGAGACAAAGCTGGTGCACCTTTACGACCTAGATTACAAGGGCTGCATAAGCTGCTTTGCCTGCAAGCTTAAAGGCGGAAAAAGCTTTGGGAAGTGTGCCGTAAATGACGATTTAGCTCCCCTTTTAGAGGAGATACGAACCGTTGATGCCCTGATCTTGGGATCTCCCATTTACTTTGGAGACGTCACGGGAGAGATGAGGTCCTTCATGGAAAGGCTCTTTTTCCAATTTCCCATCTACGAGCCCGACGCCGCGGTCCGGCAGCCCAAAAAGGTCCGCACTGCATGGGTCTACACGATGAACGTGACGGAGGAACTCGCAAGACAGATGGGCTACGACCGAATGTTTCGTGACAACGCAGGGCTTCTTGAGAGGTTTTTTGGGTCTTGTGAGTCGCTTATGTGTTACGACACGCTGCAGTTCGACGACTACTCCAAGTACGCTGCCAGGCGCTTTGACCCCGTTGCCAAAAGGAAGCGCCACGAAGAGGCATTCCCCGAAGACTGCAAGCGTGCTTACGAGCTGGGCGCGAGGCTTGTAAAGTAA
- the mobA gene encoding molybdenum cofactor guanylyltransferase produces the protein MNDVTSGVTAVVLAGGRGKRIGQNKALLKIGDVYLLEIVLKNIRAIFDDVLLVVSSIDYDYLMSRHFSFLSCYCTDVIVDPISNQGPLLGLIQGLMRSDNEWTFLLGCDMPFVNGSLVRLIYQKRTNTSQAIVPRLHGFLEPLHAFYHRSCLPAAESAFRQGKRKIKDFYPLIDLCAIEEIEMSLLRNYKLSFFNINTAEDLQKAESLQIMAKRLQQQASR, from the coding sequence ATGAATGACGTAACAAGCGGCGTTACCGCCGTAGTCCTTGCCGGGGGCAGGGGAAAAAGGATCGGCCAAAACAAGGCATTGCTAAAGATAGGCGACGTCTATCTGCTTGAGATAGTCCTAAAAAACATCAGGGCAATCTTTGACGACGTACTGCTTGTCGTCTCTTCGATTGACTACGATTACCTCATGTCCCGGCACTTTTCTTTCTTGTCCTGTTACTGTACGGACGTCATCGTCGACCCCATCTCCAACCAGGGCCCTCTTCTTGGCCTCATCCAGGGCTTGATGAGGTCCGACAACGAATGGACCTTTCTTTTAGGCTGCGACATGCCATTTGTAAACGGATCCCTGGTGAGACTGATTTACCAAAAAAGGACAAATACCTCCCAGGCGATCGTCCCTCGACTGCATGGCTTTCTTGAGCCGCTTCATGCCTTTTATCACCGCTCTTGCCTGCCTGCCGCAGAAAGCGCCTTCAGGCAGGGAAAAAGAAAGATCAAGGACTTTTATCCGCTCATCGATCTATGTGCCATCGAGGAAATCGAGATGAGCTTATTAAGGAATTATAAATTGTCGTTTTTTAACATAAATACAGCAGAAGATCTACAAAAGGCAGAAAGTTTACAAATTATGGCCAAAAGACTGCAGCAGCAAGCCTCACGTTGA
- a CDS encoding DUF2193 domain-containing protein: MANMIEKMVNEAIEATKSVFLVIKEKRGGQFKLEDCKPYVDAVNKMTVGEGQCKTVIDLHVQSVNAHYEILKGMTDYIRPEDDPFVEHFQTPPILEILYEEDPDFKKSMEKFIDAIAKNRALIGREAARRYGGMYGPTCVVDFAMSVGSVPNVVNKILVDLDIPEKHKKTILACKSWGMNTSYGFGAAFRAAIESGKSAAEAEEAEVKQFQFIYKEPVEAQARLMETHNLGGHGPYSSFDVRKYMAQYKEWMRPYVVAALKAGVHPANITAVPAYCVGDIGHHISQSAYNMFKSDMVFGIYDAVMQVFENTMRKALKEGAFKSEWDVLTVATGAPACAVAYILWLDSFTVPMVIDLLTKRFYNYCAMNPKRGEADELHNVDFMDVIARGEEILDISPLGAGGKIKGIEIDLSPIDKHEIVSNPQRYTYPACAITQRFAALMALADFPCYLTPECTTATLMTNIIAKNPGMPGAPVRACKGCAVTKLIKRNVPYVKGEGAGPCGYCEWYRAV; encoded by the coding sequence ATGGCTAATATGATTGAAAAGATGGTTAATGAGGCAATTGAGGCTACAAAGTCTGTGTTTCTTGTAATAAAGGAAAAACGCGGTGGTCAGTTCAAGCTGGAGGATTGCAAACCCTACGTTGACGCCGTCAACAAGATGACTGTTGGAGAGGGCCAGTGCAAGACCGTCATCGACCTTCACGTTCAGTCGGTCAACGCCCATTACGAGATTTTAAAGGGCATGACGGACTACATCCGGCCGGAGGACGATCCCTTCGTAGAGCATTTCCAGACCCCGCCCATTCTCGAAATACTGTATGAGGAAGATCCCGATTTCAAGAAATCGATGGAGAAGTTCATCGACGCCATCGCCAAAAACAGGGCCCTGATCGGCCGTGAGGCGGCCCGCAGATACGGCGGGATGTACGGCCCGACCTGCGTTGTCGACTTTGCCATGTCCGTAGGCTCGGTCCCGAACGTCGTCAACAAGATCTTAGTCGACCTCGACATTCCCGAGAAGCACAAAAAGACGATACTCGCCTGCAAGTCCTGGGGCATGAACACCTCCTACGGCTTTGGCGCCGCCTTTAGGGCTGCCATAGAGTCCGGCAAGTCTGCCGCCGAGGCCGAAGAGGCCGAGGTAAAGCAGTTCCAGTTCATATATAAAGAGCCCGTAGAGGCGCAGGCAAGGCTCATGGAGACCCACAACCTCGGCGGACACGGTCCCTACAGCTCCTTTGACGTCAGAAAATACATGGCCCAATACAAGGAATGGATGCGTCCTTATGTGGTGGCTGCGCTAAAGGCCGGCGTGCATCCGGCGAACATCACCGCCGTTCCCGCCTACTGCGTGGGCGACATCGGACACCACATCTCGCAGTCTGCCTACAATATGTTCAAGAGCGATATGGTCTTCGGCATTTACGACGCAGTGATGCAGGTGTTCGAGAACACCATGAGAAAGGCCCTGAAGGAAGGCGCCTTCAAGAGCGAGTGGGATGTCCTGACCGTCGCGACGGGCGCTCCCGCCTGCGCCGTGGCTTATATCCTCTGGCTTGACAGCTTCACCGTCCCCATGGTCATAGACCTGCTCACCAAGCGCTTCTACAACTACTGCGCCATGAACCCCAAGAGGGGAGAGGCCGACGAGCTTCACAACGTAGACTTCATGGACGTCATAGCCCGCGGAGAGGAGATCTTGGACATCAGCCCTCTGGGAGCCGGCGGAAAGATCAAGGGGATAGAGATAGACCTTTCGCCCATCGACAAGCACGAGATAGTGAGCAACCCGCAGCGCTACACCTATCCCGCGTGCGCCATCACCCAGAGGTTTGCCGCCCTCATGGCGCTTGCAGATTTTCCGTGCTACCTGACGCCGGAGTGCACCACCGCCACCTTGATGACCAACATCATCGCAAAGAACCCCGGCATGCCCGGAGCTCCCGTCAGGGCCTGCAAGGGTTGCGCCGTGACGAAGCTCATCAAACGTAACGTTCCCTACGTCAAGGGAGAGGGCGCGGGTCCCTGCGGATATTGCGAATGGTATAGAGCTGTATAA